The Triplophysa dalaica isolate WHDGS20190420 chromosome 18, ASM1584641v1, whole genome shotgun sequence genome includes the window ATATCAACATAGTCTGTATTGTCCATTAGATCCACAGCCAACTCATCGGGATGTTCGGCTGCTGctgtgaatgtttttctttcagagtCAACACCATCCTGTTCATTCCTTTCCTCTGACTTACTCTGATCTTCTTCCATTTCATCCTCTGCTGCACATCTTTCGACTGTATCCTTCACTGGCATTTCAGTGTCAGTCTCTTGAACAGAACTTGGTGATGCGTTGACCACATTTGGGTCATCTTCTCTAGCATTAATGGTCTCATTTTGCTTTTCAACTAATTCTTCTTTCTGCTCATCAACATGACTGTCACATTTATCTGTGTGATCGTGTAGATCTTCATGATGGATCTTATGCTCCGTTACACCGGACTTGTCTCCACTCAAACTTTCAAATGTCACGTTTCCTTCTTCCACAATCGTCAGAATTTCATCCTCACTGTCTTCATCTGTCTGACTGTCTTCTTTACCGATTTTTGTTTCAGATGCACTTTCTTTCTGTACCGAAGTAGGCGATCTATCCGCATTTGTAGGCTCTAAGGTCTTATCAACATCTCCCAAAGACACTGGGCCATCCTGGGTTCCATGTCCCTTATAAGATGCATCACTCTCTACATGCTTAGACAAATCTTCTTCTTTTTGCGCTACAGCCACTGCATTCTCGGTTTTATCTTTTAAGCACAGATTAAAactttttctatttaaaacgAAACCGTAACATTTGGAGAATGCTGACGGTTTAATTACTCGATGAAAGACACCAATGTCCTTGGGAACAAGAGAAGCCATTTTCATGGgtgtgacatttttgtaaatatgtggAACTTTCTGTAGCTGCGTTTGCGGCTGCATGcttattttgatatttgatgCTTGCTCACACAATCGACTGTACGCGCTGTTTCCTTCTAAGAGCTGAGTGTATGAGCAATCAGCAATGATGTCGTTTTCATCCTCAATGCAATCGTCTTTGTCAGACGCCACATTTTCAACCAGTATTTCCTCAGCTGATCTAtgatcctgtcaatcaaaaacaaagaaatctgtgaaacaaaaacattttaatgtcaacATAATAACTGCATAATAACATAATagctttcctgcagctcagtggttagagcatggcgttagcaaagccaaggtcatgggttggatcccagggattgcacatacccagaaataaatgtatagtataatgcaaagTTGCTTGggataaaagtgtttgccaaATGCGTAAGTGTAAATGTTATGGTTGTCACTCAAAAAGCACAGTAAAATAATGctaaaatattgtatatgaaaCTGTAACTTGCAAAAACGACCCTATTTAGGTCATGTAAATATACTTTGTAAGAATGATATATAGGGAATTACCAGGAATGCTGTTACTTTTGGACTGGAGGGGCCTGAGGGTGAATTCTTTTGTGCTATTTTTTGAGTTCCTACTTCTGGATGTAACACCGTATCATCTCCTTTGCTTTGTTGCAAACCCGAATGGAGATTCATAGGCTCACAGTTTTTCACAGAAAGATCCATAATCCCTGAATGCAGATGCAAGGCCTTGTGCGAGTCCTCTTCCAGGTTTAAATTGACATTAACCGATGACACACAAGTCTGCATAAGATCTACATCCTGTTTATCCTTGACGTCCAGGTTGTCTTTCTCCTTCGACAGCGCGGCAATATTTTCGAGGTGAAATAACCTGGAGGCGGATTTACTATAGAAAAGACCAATCCACATGTGGAAAATGAGATGGACCTCCTCAGGGGTGCCTTCGATGTCAAAGTTCCATTTGCTTTAAAATTAGAAATAGGAAAAAGTGGTTAACGCATGTGTTTTGAGAAGAGTTTCTGAAATGCCTATTTATGCGTTTTAGCCCCGACCACAACAACAGTTACAGAAAGTGCAAACCTTTGCTTCAGCATAATTCACGTATGTGATCAAGTTACCAAATACCCACTGATGTTAGGTATAATGACAGCAGATAAAAGTCTATCCATTTTGGTCTTTATattagtgaaattaaaaatgttggtttGCGTTGGTAAACATGACCAACGATAAATGACAGCAAAAcgaagtatatatatataatatatcttATTCATGAAAGTCATAGAGAAAGTTCATATATATTCTTAATGATGCATAAACCGTATCTTGTGAGAAAAGATGCATATTGtttaaatttttaatttatGACAGTAAAATAggacaaataattaaaacagtATACACTACTTACCCATGAAGTGCACGCATGACAGTTTGGTCTAAACTGTCGTTGGTGAACTTGCTGTCGTATTTAAACTCATACGTTTCTCTCCAAACCCTCATCACTTGAATCGATCCTTTCTTTTCATATACATGTCTATCCTGGAAAATATTTGACCTTCGCATTTTCGTCTTTGAGTTGGACGCCAAAGCCCCATTTGGAGGAATCATACTTTTCCATTCCGTTTTGACACCTTCTTTCTGATTAAATGGGATGGTAGCGTCCACGGGCAGGTTCAGATGTAGTCCAGTCTCCAAGGACAGAGAAGATTCAACAGATGGAGAGTACACCTGTGGGCACGTACCTGACAAACCTGACAGCAGAGAGGTGGGCTGTGAGTAAGAATGCTCTTTTGATATTTCCACAAGCAATTCCCCAGTCACCATGAGACCCTCTGGGAAAGGAGACCTGGGAGGTAATTTAAACCTGGTGGATGGACACTGCAGTAGAGCGTGTAGGACGGACCCTGGAGAGCCACTGGCCTTGCCTTCAGCAGGTGTTGCTGGGCCAGATATTAAAATTTTATTGCTACTTGCACCGAGGGCCAAATCAGCAAGTAAACTCAGAGCGTCTGAGGGCAGGGTCGCACCCACTGTCAGTTTGTCTGTACTGGCCTTAGCATGGGAGCTAAACCTGCCCACCCCTTCCCCAATAAGCGAGGACATGAGTTGTTCGTCTgcttgtttaaatattttgaaagggACTGATGTGTGAAAATTAGGGGGCCCTGTAAGGAAAAGACAAGATGATACAGCATAAAACATCAACagtgaaaaaacagaaaagcaaGTCATTAGTCAAATGTATGAAGATACACAAAAAGAGGAGGAAGTGAAAGATGGCTTAAGAGGAGGAAAAAAGAAGATAGGTAGCACCTGGGACAAATTTAATACACCAGAATAAAATGATACTTTATGGACCATAGCAATAAGATTATACTGACCAAAAGAATTCACCTTAACAGTATTATCGAGATATCGACAGAAAAGATTTTCCCCAAAAACAAATGATGCTATCGGCAGGGTTCTTACAGATTTTACCATGTCAAATTTAAGGAATTTTCCAGTTCtttcaatgtgtgttttcatgctTTTCTAACATACATACTTATTCACAAAAAGTGATGATACTTTGCTAAAAAAAAAGAGTGCGCAGAGTGCGAGTAGGTGTGTCGGAATCCACTTTGCTAGTTTAAGGACGGAAAACGGTCAGTGCGCCAAGTGCATGGTCTAAAAGAGTTGTCTCTATTCTCTTATTGAGtcatgggtgtgttttgggcaaaaTGTGCAGTAAAGCAATCAGAGTTTCATCTCcaattccctttaagagcttcTCTGAGGTTAAATTGCGCGAgcagaccatctacaggacaagccagattttttatctttatgtaccTTATAAttataatcttttacattgcaatctatttattttttatatttgccatGTTTGGTGCTGCTGCGCGTCTCTACAGCGCCTATTACTAACTCGTTGTTTAAATAACCAAAACCATATGGAGTTCAGTTGCTCTTGCAAATTCCGCCATGTAAATAGCGAATCCGCTATGGCACCagcgcaactggctcttaaagggaatgggaTATGATACTCTGATTGGTTCACTGCACGTTATGCCCAAAACATACATGAATCCTTAAGAGAATAGGGACAACACTTTTAGATCATGTAACACATGTGGTTTATAATTCACAGGCAGCATGCATCGGACGCATTTAATTTGCACGCACAAGCTCAAGTTCAAAGTCCACTTCTGATGCAGGATGGGTCAGTAATTAATTAACAGATACGCGACCATTTATAGCAGTCCCAAATAACAGATTTATGAgttattgcattgttttttaagatgattttgaatgtgtaaaatgttACCCTATTGAGACTATATAACAGTCATCAAGTATTTCAGGAGcagaatttttaaataaagaatacGGAATGTGTTTGCCTGAAAgaaagttatatattttttcaaattataaGCCTACTTCAATGTAAATtgaatcaataataataatcgcAATTACAATATCACCgtgaataatataaacaataatgatTGCCATAATCGTATGGCCCTACCATAAGTTATATTAATATtccaataaaacatatttggaGAAAGAAAACACTGTAAGGGCAATGTATTTTCCCCGAGTTAAAAATTGATGACACAGATTACCTATCTGTTGGTCCTGAAGTGAAAACATTAGGAGTCGTGGTTAGCAAGAGTTATAAAGTATGTAGGGGAAACGGATACAAAAGTTCttatattcactttttattACTTTGGTCATCTATATTGCCGAATAACGTAGTCTTTTTCCACTTTTTATTACTTCGGTTTTCTAGTCTactacaaaaaaagaacaaatatataataatatattgccTGATATTATTTGAGACTCGTTTTGCATCATTTCGTTAGGCCTAATCCTGCAATAGACGGAGTGCGCTGAGTGTTTGTTACATGcgatttatattttgaagaataagcATTTGTATATGCCGCTAGGGAACAGGGCTCAACGAAAAAACATAGAAGCCCGGCGCTGATAGTAGAATTCGTTTTAAccataaattgtattttgttttcaaccCTCCCGTGTTGTCTGTTCCATATGAAGAattcagatgcaaaaccctctaaaTCCGTCAGAAGACTTTTCGCTTAAACAAGCATTTTTTATCAGGCTCCTTCATTTAACTTTACTTCCTGGAAATATTTTAAGACCGGTCAGAGTGTGGTATTTAGTGGgttttgaagcaaaattatttgagtaacGTATAAGCCTACTATGTGTGGAGAGCATTCAACCAAAGggccagtgtgtcattttttggaagatttattgacagaaatgtctacagagatgtataaagagcttacacaatgaagcgttgtgttttattaccttagaatgagctatttctatctacatataccgCGGGTCCTCTTGCATGTAATTCGCCATATTCTGTCAGCCGTCGTAGTGTATCAAAAGGGGAGGGGCGGATAGAGCgtttttttgcaatttgcaaccttgccgctagatttcactgactggacttTAACATCATAATCTTGTTTTGGACGAAGGTTGTTTTTAaagggttttgcatctgaactcttcatatgtagCCGGCCGCCACGCAGAATAAGAGTGCCAAGCGAAGCTCGAgtagaatgtttttaatgtaaaacacaattaggacttttcagttattttatctaaaaagtGAACTGCACATAatgatatgatataaaataaaccAATTAATATGTCAAGCAGTTTCAAGCCATTAATCCCGAATCCAATTATTTGTTAAACCTTGAAAACACCACATTAAAATTCAATCATTATTCAGGATTTCCAGCACCCGTACGGACCCTGTATCTGTGACATTTGTCTGATTTTGTGTGGTCATTGAATCACACTTTATATATGAGTGTAGGtaggcagagagagaaagaatttATAAGGCAAACCTTTAGCTGAGCGTTGAATTGTTTACAATATTACGATACGTGTAGAATTAGCACGATATCCATTACCGTGAGGTTTGGTATCGCGGTTATTGCCAATGGCGATATATGGTCACATGATTAATAAAAGGAATGAAATGAGTAATTTATCTTTCACAAATTTATACATGGAACGCACTGAATATCATTACCCAAACATGCTTTGGGGGAATtaagaaaacattcattttaatgaatagATCAATTTaagaattataaataaaaaagactatAATGAATACAAAACCTTTCTTACCATTTTCGTTTGAGGCCTTGGGAATAAGACCTTTCCACGCCACAGGTTGGGTTGTCATTCGCTCTTGGCTGCCATGTGAAAATAAGAAAGGCTGTTCCTCATCACTTACAGATTGTAATCCTTTGTCTTTCAATGGTTTTTTACTTATATTATCCATGATGTTTTCAGACTTTTCTTTTTTGGACTCCAGCTCTGGTTGAGATATGCCATCCCCACCTGAGGAAGGAGATTTAGACAGTCTTCCCCTTCTGAGCACCGTCTTTAGTTTACTTATAGATATTGCACTGTAGACAGaacgtttttctttctttttggttCTCTCAGGAGAGGCAGCTTTAGAGAAAGTGGACGTGGATTGGTCAGGAACTCTGGGAGGACTTGTGGTTTCATCTGCTTGAGCAGTAATGGTATGATCTTTGTTGGGGTCCTGGAGACTTTCAGCCTCATTCGATGCAGACGTTGTGGGCTGTTGACTTTTGTCTATTACTGATGGGGtaattttgttatgtttgcctACAGTTGTTATTGGTTGAACTATCGGAACCGTTAGGTTGTCTTTTGAAGGACTCTCAGACATGACTTGATCTTCATTGACCACTGGAACTTTAGAGGGAGATGCTTCATTACTTTCAACTATTTTTGTGGGTTTGTTCTCCACAGGAGAAATCACTTCTGCATTTGTGTCAATGCTTGTCTCAACACACATGTTGGATGCATCTACATCTCCACTAGCGACATCTGAACCATGCGGGACAAAGACTCTACCACATGTTGTCACTATGTTCCTGAGACCGTATCGATCTTTCAAGCAAAATCCTTCCATCTTCCTCTTGTGCCCCCTAGAAAAATTCTCCTCACTGATCAAGTCATTACTGAAGTTTTTTATCGCATCCGACCTCAAACAACGTTTCAGATTGCCATCAGTATTCCACAACCGTTTGCGCCTTGGCAAAGACCGCCAGTCTAGTTTCTTGGGACTCCCTGGATCCATTTTCTCATCATGGTCATGTATAGATTTAGCTGGCATGCTTGTGGAGACCGCTGTGCTCTCCAAAGGGGCTTGTTCTTTTCTTCTTGCACTCAAGTTTCGACTTGCACCTCTTCGCCTGTGTCCCCTGCCCCTGCTGCTTGAATGTTGTCTCTGATTAATGTCATTAGCAGTCGGAGAGTCCAACTCTGGTTTTTCCTTTCTATCAATCATGGATTCAGAGGAGTTCGCTGGTAAAATGAGCGCCAAACTTGAGGTAGGTAAAGTAAGCTCTTTTTGAACTTCTTTTTTAACTCGCAAAGCCTTCCAATGCATTTTGCGCTTCCTACCACTACGCTTTGGACGAGCCCTCCAATCTACTTTGTTATCAGCCATTGTTTTCTCAGGTTGTATAATATCCTCTACCCCGCCGCTTACTGCAGAACAACCACCTTCTTCCTTTGTGGTTAAACATACTGCCGTTGCATAACATTCTTGAGCATCGGTACCAACACTTACACAGTTCTCTGTAGACACGTAACCTAACTTAGGTGACAAGGCAGACGTTGGATACTCATGCTCACTGTTTGCGAACGTAACTACTGCGGTTCCCAATGTTCCAAGTCCCTCTTGCAAAGCAGGCAGAGACTTCTCTGCAGACAAATTAGCATCTTTTTCATTCTTCTCAAGCGCCATGCCAGAGGTACTTTGACCATCACCGATGGCCTCTGCTTGCTTTGTTACCTCCATGGCGCCCACTTCCTCAGGCGATGAAATATAGTAGTAGACATCATCATCTTGTTCATCACCGCGCTGTTGTCGTCCAGCAGCCAGTAACTCCAATGCCCTGACTACTGGAACCGTAAAGCCACACGGCTCCTCAAAATAAGACTTAAGTCTCGTTCCAGTCTCCTGTGACCATTTAGGAGAAATCAAAGTAAAACCACTAGGCATATCATATTGGTCTGGAAACATACTTGCTTCCCTGGTGGGAGCGTCTAACAGTCCTGGCTGTATAAGAGTGGCATAGTTTTGCAGATGCTTCTCTAAAGTAGCATGCGGGGCCCCCTGCTGGTTCGGAAGACATTTTCCCAACTCTGTCTCTGCATAGTTAATTGCCGGGATGGCTTGGATTATATCTGCTGACACTGTGTTTTTTGGCAGTGCACACTTGGTTTCTAAATGTAAAACGGAATGTTGATTAGACACATGGAGAAcgcaaatcaaaagaaacttttaaataattcaattaTATTCTTTGCTACCTCTTGGTACAGTTCTGGAGTCTGGGAAAATAAACATGCCTTGAAGCACAGCTGCCTTTCCGGATCTCGCATCTACAACAACAAGATATCTATAGTTTTTGTTTCAGCAAGAGAACTAGCATCAGGACAGGGCAATGTCTTACCTTCATAAGAGAAGAGGTGAGAAGAATGTAACAATATGAGGAATCCAGAATCATCAAGTGGTATAACAAGAGCctggttaaataaaaacatgatacagATCAAGATTTTGTAGGTTTATTAACTTGGTTGCTGAGAAATATTGGCGACTCTTATAGTTACCATGTCTTTTTCCTTCAGCTCCTGGGTTATTTGCGCAAGGTCATTTTTAGCCTTCGAAGAAACCACGTCATACAAATTGAAACATCTGCCATCTATACAAACTATGgaaatatggagaaaagcaaatTACAGGATGTAGACAGAGTACCCATTTACATTCAAATTTTTGTACTGATATTTTAGACTCTCATTATAACATAGGCTCATTATCTCATTCCCATAATAACGAACACAATCTACCAAGAGCAGTGCAGATTATTGCAGGGTTAAAGACATGCTTTTTAGGGCGCGTGGAATAAAGCTGCAAACACCAGTTCAATGACAAGCTCAACACTTAAACAATGAAGTTgcgtgattcatttaaatactctccCCGCACAAAGTttgcaaatgcaaatgcaatGAGGTCAGTCGCAAAAACAGCAGTGTCCACGCCTTTTCAGTGCAAATTTTCACTGCGTGTCTTTAGTAAATACAGGCAGTGGTTTTATGCAAAAGAGGTGTTTGTAAATCTGGCCCGTAGTATTTATTGAAAGATCTATTTTACAAACCTTCACCAACAAGGCAGGTTTCAAAAATTTCCCGGGGTAAAGTCCTTTTCAGCTCAGACACACCAATTGCACGGTCAATTTTAACCATCTTGGGGCTGAAAAATACAGTGGTgcatgaaaatataaattaatactgAAACACACATATACCAATGGTTTgtaataacaaagttattttttcctTCGAAAAAATGAAGTAAAGTCAAGAATTTAGGACGAGTATACTATCTATAAGTATAACCTAAAGTATTATCTGTGTCTGACACATACAGTTTTGCTGGGAACCAGGCTCCACTGACAGACTGAAGACCAACGTCATAAACAGTTGATTCAATCTTCAACTGTCCGATCCATGGTTTGTAGCGAAACACTACATTGAAAGAAGCAAtattaaatgttaacataaaatcaaaaaacacaatttgactgaaaaaaaaacatctcatagTTGCTTACTAACTTAGTGGCTTTACTAAAAAGACAGAAACAATTCAATTGAAAACTCGTACCTTTTTTTACTTGGCTtgaaaagaaagaacaaaaaaatttagTTGTCAAACTCACCACCGTTATTCCTTAATAAAACAAccacaataataaatatgaaaaagtaAATGACTACCTCTGTTCCTCCAACCCTGAGTTGGCAGCAGATTCCCCATATGAGAATGCCACGATGGCTAACGGACAAGCTTGTCTTGGACACGATTCTATTTTACCGCTTCCAACAAGTTCATACAAGTAGTACTGCAACCCAAAGCAACACAGTTAGATCAGCAGTTGAATCCGAgtaagaaaggaaggaaggaaggaaggccTTGCGTCTGTGCGATATCTCACCTGTGTTCGCTCAAATGCCAAGAAAGAACTAGTAGTTGAAGTCACAGCACCTAGCTGCTCCGATACATGGCAGTCGAACCCGGGATTCGGAGGAGTGAAATTCTGGGTGTAGTTATCAGTAACCTCTTTAATTCTGCCCTGATTTCACAAAGTAAAATTTACAATTCAATGTATGCATATGGCAAGACAGAAGAAtgcaaaaaattaaaagctTACAATCActtatagaaaaaaaatgtttacatttgtttaagtCTGTACCTTTGTTAGCTTCACAAGGACTATATAGCCAGTCTTGCCATTATACCAACGCTTCAGATCGAGGCAGTCAGAGTATTTTGAAATGTAGACACctaatttaaaagtaaatatcaGAAAGACCACACAATAGTCATTGCAACCAAGAACAGAAACCATTTCACTCACTGCATAAACACAACTCTGAATATGTTACACAAATGTCACAATGTTTATCTTCTGAAGTTATGCTCGGTTGAAGCTTTTTGGGAGATGTGTTTTTCATAACCAACACAGGCTTATAAAAATACAGACTGTTAAAAGCTGGATAGACCAGTTcttctgcattttttaagaatcaCGCCTCATGTCAAAACTGAGTTCCCAAGAAGACCTGCTCACTGGGAAAGCGCTAATATTAAGCACTTCTAATAAAACCAAGAACCATCTGCGTTAAGTGTCTGTGAATTGAGACTCTTTTATTTAAGGAACTGGGAAGTCATTAGCAAAGATATCAGGGGATTTCGGGAGATACAAAAACCGCCAAGCAACTGCCAGATGAACGGGCAATGAATTCCCAACTGAACACCAAAACACTTATTTGTTATCTATTAAAATTAGCATGGTCtagtccaaaaaaaaaaaaatctgtttacgtaacctaaagtaaaaaaacatgttcagatCTGTATCGTCTCGACATGAAGGGTTGCCTTGATTTTAAGGTCTTTTGGGCAGTAAATTTCAATTCCCTGTGTTTAATACAAGAACCCTACTTGACCCTATCTGTTCCTGGTTTGATTACACAGAGCCAAAAATATCAtgaagatgattttatttttcaaaaaaaaactcaaaacaaacatattctGGATGTCTTTCAACTAACCTGAAAAACTTTCAAAGATAATACTCAACCCAGTACTTACTGTAGGAAACAGTTAATCATTTACAGACTAAATGTTAAAACACGATCTGCCCAGACGTAGCATAAAACCAGCCAATTAGATTGGAACAAGTGGTTTCAACAACTGCCAAATCCCGCCGTTCTTTGGGTACAATATGTACGGTACACAGTTCTACTTGACAAAAGAAACTCTGTTCAACCCCCAAATATTTCTTATTCACCCagccattgtattttttgtaaaaaaaatcatctgaaATTTACAATGGATCTCACAGGAACTTCTCTGCAGCTGTATTAAGAGTTTTCCTCTGAGCAAGCAGAAGTGCTTACAACCACATGATCtgagagggatagttcaccctcaagctgttccaaacctgtataaattccGTTTTtctactgaacacaaagaaacaactaAACTAGTCACCGGAACCGTGTCATTTCCCACATTCCTCTAAC containing:
- the tasor2 gene encoding uncharacterized protein tasor2 isoform X2, giving the protein MDNATTQSKEALLEPVLPGSVTFNENILTPLQKNYLYKESKECFTYKSAILINNAALQKRYAAYRAQKREKGYSEQELEESYGFLLFDEIDKAKKVGETGLLVGQPKCTTLGDSSKGVYISKYSDCLDLKRWYNGKTGYIVLVKLTKGRIKEVTDNYTQNFTPPNPGFDCHVSEQLGAVTSTTSSFLAFERTQYYLYELVGSGKIESCPRQACPLAIVAFSYGESAANSGLEEQSQVKKVFRYKPWIGQLKIESTVYDVGLQSVSGAWFPAKLPKMVKIDRAIGVSELKRTLPREIFETCLVGEVCIDGRCFNLYDVVSSKAKNDLAQITQELKEKDMALVIPLDDSGFLILLHSSHLFSYEDARSGKAAVLQGMFIFPDSRTVPRETKCALPKNTVSADIIQAIPAINYAETELGKCLPNQQGAPHATLEKHLQNYATLIQPGLLDAPTREASMFPDQYDMPSGFTLISPKWSQETGTRLKSYFEEPCGFTVPVVRALELLAAGRQQRGDEQDDDVYYYISSPEEVGAMEVTKQAEAIGDGQSTSGMALEKNEKDANLSAEKSLPALQEGLGTLGTAVVTFANSEHEYPTSALSPKLGYVSTENCVSVGTDAQECYATAVCLTTKEEGGCSAVSGGVEDIIQPEKTMADNKVDWRARPKRSGRKRKMHWKALRVKKEVQKELTLPTSSLALILPANSSESMIDRKEKPELDSPTANDINQRQHSSSRGRGHRRRGASRNLSARRKEQAPLESTAVSTSMPAKSIHDHDEKMDPGSPKKLDWRSLPRRKRLWNTDGNLKRCLRSDAIKNFSNDLISEENFSRGHKRKMEGFCLKDRYGLRNIVTTCGRVFVPHGSDVASGDVDASNMCVETSIDTNAEVISPVENKPTKIVESNEASPSKVPVVNEDQVMSESPSKDNLTVPIVQPITTVGKHNKITPSVIDKSQQPTTSASNEAESLQDPNKDHTITAQADETTSPPRVPDQSTSTFSKAASPERTKKKEKRSVYSAISISKLKTVLRRGRLSKSPSSGGDGISQPELESKKEKSENIMDNISKKPLKDKGLQSVSDEEQPFLFSHGSQERMTTQPVAWKGLIPKASNENGLSGTCPQVYSPSVESSLSLETGLHLNLPVDATIPFNQKEGVKTEWKSMIPPNGALASNSKTKMRRSNIFQDRHVYEKKGSIQVMRVWRETYEFKYDSKFTNDSLDQTVMRALHGKWNFDIEGTPEEVHLIFHMWIGLFYSKSASRLFHLENIAALSKEKDNLDVKDKQDVDLMQTCVSSVNVNLNLEEDSHKALHLHSGIMDLSVKNCEPMNLHSGLQQSKGDDTVLHPEVGTQKIAQKNSPSGPSSPKVTAFLDHRSAEEILVENVASDKDDCIEDENDIIADCSYTQLLEGNSAYSRLCEQASNIKISMQPQTQLQKVPHIYKNVTPMKMASLVPKDIGVFHRVIKPSAFSKCYGFVLNRKSFNLCLKDKTENAVAVAQKEEDLSKHVESDASYKGHGTQDGPVSLGDVDKTLEPTNADRSPTSVQKESASETKIGKEDSQTDEDSEDEILTIVEEGNVTFESLSGDKSGVTEHKIHHEDLHDHTDKCDSHVDEQKEELVEKQNETINAREDDPNVVNASPSSVQETDTEMPVKDTVERCAAEDEMEEDQSKSEERNEQDGVDSERKTFTAAAEHPDELAVDLMDNTDYVDMDISDDDSDANAALDVYELNIPSDKSFVSETVNSDVRMEKSETQTEQPDEPNPGGDAHDEIDDISHSGDVTSSCQLMSVEEKTTSASNDDTVDVMQSGSENVSLEQNIEVQEAHELCESEPKPPHDTEANKLEVSQVHKEDDVEKDNESQISYSCEDEAQDTHQKCQSPKICASSLNSTTTTCEETVAPQPLNIMLNRKIISTCSTPTQDEVLYDPEVSENVKDLKEASDNIDHDITERSSLSPCSNVHTKMSPSDFVEECEETPSEELGQRKSVYNSPGEKPDIQFKDKLSPVSQQKDEQVVITESTPQHDSELSYRDYDVEETHGSYHPSDENLLWTYHQTDGSDSQHFDEDYTFEEDYSDFSYPVYNPEDSCKAKMTEMGSYSWTKKNYKSESALDDANGRGDRVRCRTKVTYVPHKAMDNLELGQIPEKRSRNEKFQACQGTEWNEEDSLSCTVDYSNRKTSYHTTKPTRTVTVNSLLDSKKGRQRFDWRRYFRRVSTWDDSDSEERNKFNVPPSSIVTVLDKEGSRVTLNNSLAVKPAVDSNRMTTRPEDPSNNCQDRPSKVDLIQSAVDLEYLIFSERLNCILKEGRTSLRSLRRRSDTEHGTFPMTVRYSNVNVESSNDVRKPSLTDLRIKVDLSDRKGRKRKRKRKHLSETGSETTEHESWMNDVWTDRTVPRQTEAMKKKWDQDSQQPGFSGSHRIDAFDNLHDNLSFTVKQKCNVKYRFYILVTSADTFFEETRNLLMMEGHIPVEPEEFDLSDSSQTPLLIVLRNEDIAEHISEVPYLLELKKSSYVLFAGIDRPNDVVNFTHHELFAYGGFIVFDELALDTLTLDNMKKVVGILEELHKKGKWKWFLHYKDSRKLRESVRFSQEASKKQRIIDFCQEAGIVEILPYHECDITSQGQPDYLFCLTNLQIEKESFRFPVFITDKSSDAFEKNGILTMDIYTFSRILSEDTSSVS